Proteins encoded by one window of Arachis hypogaea cultivar Tifrunner chromosome 1, arahy.Tifrunner.gnm2.J5K5, whole genome shotgun sequence:
- the LOC112804311 gene encoding MA3 DOMAIN-CONTAINING TRANSLATION REGULATORY FACTOR 1, with the protein MASGEGFLTDGQREILKIASQNAENLSSSPKSPSSLLSSEHHHVKAPAGGGKAQTAGIAVRHVRRSHSGKLVRVKKDGAGGKGTWGKLLDTEGEAHLDRNDPNYDSGEEPYQLVGSTVMDPLDDFKKAVVSIIEEYFSTGDVDVAASDLKELGSSEYYPYFIKRLVSVAMDRHDKEKEMASVLLSALYADVISPAQIRDGFFMLIESADDLAVDILDAVDILALFLARAVVDDILPPAFLARARKALPEPSKGALVVQTAEKSYLSAPHHAELVERRWGGSTHITVEEVKKKIADLLREYVESGDTFEACRCIRELGVSFFHHEVVKRALVLAMENRSAEPLMLKLLKEAAEEGLISSSQMVKGFSRLAEGLDDLALDIPSAKALFLSFVPKAISEGWLDASFVNPNGDNGEIQVEDEKMRKYKKEAVTIIHEYFLSDDIPELIRSLEDLGAPEYNAIFLKKLITLAMDRKNREKEMASVLLSALHIEIFSTEDIVNGFVMLLESAEDTALDILDASNELALFLARAVIDDVLAPLNLEEIAIRLPPKCSGTETVRMARTLIAARHAGERLLRCWGGGTGWAVEDAKDKIMKLLEEYESGGVVSEACQCIRDLGMPFFNHEVVKKALVMAMEKKNDRMLDLLQEGFSEGLITINQMTKGFTRIKDSLDDLALDIPNAKEKFGFYVQHAQTKGWLLPSFDSCATEV; encoded by the exons ATGGCATCTGGCGAGGGGTTTCTTACGGATGGACAGAGGGAGATTCTCAAGATCGCTAGTCAGAACGCAGAAAATCTGTCGTCGTCGCCGAAATCGCCATCGTCGCTGCTTTCATCTGAGCATCATCATGTTAAGGCTCCTGCTGGCGGCGGAAAGGCTCAAACCGCTGGGATTGCTGTGAGACACGTTCGTCGGTCTCACTCCGGGAAGTTAGTGAGAGTGAAGAAAG ATGGTGCTGGTGGTAAGGGTACTTGGGGGAAATTGCTTGATACTGAAGGTGAAGCTCACCTAGATCGTAATGATCCAAATTATGACAGTGGCGAG GAACCCTATCAGTTAGTTGGATCTACAGTGATGGACCCCTTGGATGATTTCAAGAAAGCCGTGGTATCTATCATAGAGGAATATTTCAGTACTGGGGATGTGGATGTGGCTGCGTCTGACCTCAAAGAACTTGGATCTAGTGAATATTATCCATATTTTATCAAGCGCCTTGTGTCGGTGGCCATGGACAGGCATGATAAGGAGAAAGAAATGGCGTCTGTTCTGCTCTCAGCATTGTATGCTGATGTCATCAGCCCTGCACAGATCAGGGATGGATTTTTTATGCTTATTGAATCTGCCGATGATCTTGCTGTGGACATACTGGATGCAGTTGATATCCTTGCTTTATTCCTGGCACGGGCTGTTGTTGATGACATTCTTCCTCCAGCTTTCCTAGCTAGGGCAAGGAAGGCTCTTCCAGAGCCTTCCAAGGGTGCTCTGGTAGTCCAGACTGCTGAGAAGAGTTATCTCTCTGCTCCCCACCATGCGGAACTTGTGGAGAGGCGATGGGGTGGTAGCACTCACATCAccgttgaagaagtgaagaagaagaTTGCCGATTTGTTAAGGGAATATGTGGAGAGTGGTGACACATTTGAAGCCTGTAGGTGCATACGTGAGTTAGGGGTTTCATTCTTCCATCATGAGGTTGTGAAGAGGGCTCTAGTACTTGCCATGGAGAACCGTTCAGCAGAACCACTGATGTTGAAACTACtaaaagaagcagcagaagaaggACTCATTAGTTCCAGTCAAATGGTCAAAGGATTTTCTCGATTGGCAGAAGGCCTAGATGATCTTGCTCTTGATATTCCATCAGCTAAAGCCTTGTTTCTGTCATTTGTTCCCAAGGCAATAtctgaagggtggcttgatgcaTCATTTGTGAATCCTAATGGTGACAATGGAGAAATTCAAGTTGAAGATGAGAAGATGCGGAAGTACAAAAAGGAAGCTGTAACCATAATTCACGAGTATTTTCTGTCTGATGATATTCCTGAACTGATTCGGAGTCTTGAAGATCTTGGTGCACCCGAGTATAACGCAATATTTTTGAAGAAGCTAATAACTCTTGCCATGGATAGAAAGAACAGAGAAAAGGAAATGGCATCTGTACTGCTATCTGCTCTACATATAGAAATTTTCTCAACAGAGGATATAGTTAATGGTTTTGTCATGCTTCTTGAAAGTGCAGAAGATACGGCACTAGATATATTGGATGCTTCAAATGAACTTGCTCTGTTCTTGGCTCGGGCTGTGATAGATGATGTATTGGCCCCTCTGAATTTGGAAGAAATCGCCATTAGGTTACCCCCAAAGTGCAGTGGGACCGAGACGGTGCGAATGGCACGCACACTCATAGCAGCTCGTCATGCTGGTGAGAGGCTGTTGAGATGTTGGGGTGGTGGGACCGGATGGGCAGTTGAGGATGCCAAGGACAAGATCATGAAACTCTTGGAGGAGTATGAAAGCGGCGGGGTTGTGAGCGAAGCTTGCCAGTGTATCCGGGACCTTGGAATGCCCTTCTTCAACCATGAGGTAGTTAAGAAAGCTTTGGTCATGGCCATGGAGAAGAAGAATGATAGGATGCTTGATCTGCTGCAGGAGGGATTCAGTGAGGGTTTGATCACCATCAATCAGATGACGAAAGGGTTCACCCGGATCAAGGACAGTCTTGATGATCTTGCTCTGGACATTCCAAATGCAAAGGAGAAGTTTGGGTTCTATGTGCAGCATGCCCAGACCAAGGGTTGGCTTCTACCGTCATTTGATTCCTGTGCCACAGAGGTTTAG